One window from the genome of Blastocatellia bacterium encodes:
- the hpnI gene encoding bacteriohopanetetrol glucosamine biosynthesis glycosyltransferase HpnI, with translation MNWLTLILFWTLILLVTASAIYHLICIYSAAKFFNSQKKLENSTFTPSITILKPVRGIDERAYDCWVSCCNQDYLNYEIIFGVRDKTDPAIDLIKQLQTEFPQLQIKLVISEISIGINAKVSNLNNMLGCAENEILVLSDSDIFVPKDYLKTVVSPLQNEKIGVVTCLYRAIGSTNFAALMEGLGISGEFILGVLTARQLEGIKFALGSTIAIKKEVLAKFGGFAAIADYLADDFLIGNLAAKSGYQVYLSECVVDTVLPNYKLSDFLKHQIRWARGVKFSRPGGYVGLVFTFTTFFSLVLLLGFVNSYLAWVVALLALIVRSLAAWLVGGTWLGDHRIKRYFYLLPIRDLFSFLVWAASFVGRTVYWRGDKFYLTSGGRLVSADKK, from the coding sequence ATGAACTGGCTAACGCTGATCTTATTTTGGACTCTAATTTTACTTGTAACTGCTTCTGCTATTTACCACTTAATTTGCATTTATAGTGCCGCAAAATTTTTTAACTCACAAAAAAAATTAGAAAACTCTACTTTTACACCTTCTATTACTATCTTAAAACCTGTTCGCGGGATAGATGAAAGAGCTTATGATTGTTGGGTAAGCTGTTGTAATCAAGATTATTTAAATTATGAAATTATTTTTGGTGTTCGTGATAAAACCGACCCTGCAATAGATTTAATTAAACAGCTACAAACAGAATTTCCACAACTTCAAATAAAACTTGTAATTAGCGAAATCAGCATAGGCATTAACGCTAAAGTTAGTAACTTAAATAATATGCTAGGGTGTGCAGAAAATGAAATTTTAGTACTAAGTGATAGCGATATTTTTGTCCCAAAAGATTACCTAAAAACAGTAGTTTCACCATTGCAAAATGAAAAAATAGGTGTGGTTACTTGTCTTTATCGTGCAATTGGTAGCACTAATTTTGCTGCTTTGATGGAAGGTTTAGGAATTTCCGGGGAATTTATCTTAGGTGTTTTAACGGCACGTCAATTAGAAGGGATTAAATTTGCTCTTGGTTCAACGATTGCAATAAAAAAAGAGGTTTTAGCAAAATTTGGTGGTTTTGCGGCTATTGCTGATTATTTAGCAGATGATTTTTTAATAGGTAATTTAGCAGCTAAGTCAGGCTATCAAGTTTATTTATCTGAATGTGTAGTTGATACCGTGTTACCGAATTATAAGCTAAGTGATTTTCTTAAGCATCAAATTCGTTGGGCTAGAGGAGTTAAGTTTTCTCGTCCAGGCGGTTATGTTGGACTGGTTTTTACTTTTACAACATTTTTTTCCTTAGTTTTATTACTAGGTTTTGTAAATAGCTATTTAGCTTGGGTAGTCGCGCTACTAGCTTTAATTGTAAGGTCTTTAGCTGCGTGGTTAGTTGGTGGGACTTGGTTAGGCGATCATAGAATAAAACGTTATTTTTACCTTTTACCTATTAGGGATTTATTTAGCTTTTTAGTTTGGGCGGCTAGCTTTGTTGGGAGGACAGTTTATTGGCGAGGAGATAAATTTTATTTAACAAGTGGAGGGCGATTAGTTTCGGCAGATAAAAAGTAG
- a CDS encoding PAS domain S-box protein, with the protein MIRLPISKARFEPIENLYKVAFGLERIVLHKHDKDLAAVVSIQDLLLLELIKKGSATEQTIVENLARLAAIVESSEDAIIGKTLEGVITNWNPGAEKLYGYNTDEILGKSIAILAPKDRANEAIEILEKIRQGQQVKHFETTRICKDGKEIFVSLTVSPIKDASNKIIGASTIARDITERKKAESELRQTKEKLRLFSRNLQALQEEERANITRQIQSDIGQVLTALKMELAWLYKKLGANQELLQKKVEKMKALIEQSLQTVDKISTELRPKALDDLGLTSAIEWEVTQFQKNTNIECNLNIPEEIILDSAYSIFVFRILQESLSSLARLTNQIDINIYQSEDLSFLFLELTSSNFDFSKQTNLSLDLFSVQERALLLGGKVEIKQQDEKLTLLISIALPKKANKESFLSIDSENTKRSFPLTTSNKQGKKAITKILIADSHAIVREGLKQILAEIPDIVVAGEASNGQELMQKIRNYPWDMLVMDISLPGKNGLDLLKQIKVEFPLLPILILGTQTEEAYALRILKVGAAGYLDKESAPEQLIQAIQKIAEGGQYISESVAEQLIFELKADTEKPLHKNLSDREFQILCLIASGKNLTEIAKELRLSIKTISTYRSKLLEKIGLKNNAEIVRYAITNELLT; encoded by the coding sequence ATGATACGACTACCAATAAGCAAAGCTCGTTTTGAGCCTATAGAAAATCTTTATAAAGTAGCTTTTGGGCTAGAAAGAATTGTTCTTCATAAACATGACAAAGATCTTGCCGCAGTGGTTTCAATACAAGATCTTTTGTTACTTGAGCTAATAAAAAAAGGCTCTGCAACTGAACAAACAATTGTTGAAAACCTAGCTCGACTTGCTGCAATTGTTGAATCTTCAGAAGATGCAATAATAGGTAAAACTTTAGAAGGTGTGATAACTAATTGGAATCCTGGAGCAGAAAAGCTTTATGGATATAATACAGACGAAATATTAGGTAAATCTATAGCTATTTTAGCTCCAAAAGATCGAGCTAATGAAGCAATAGAAATTTTGGAAAAAATCCGCCAAGGCCAACAAGTTAAACACTTTGAGACTACTCGAATTTGTAAAGATGGTAAGGAAATATTTGTTTCTTTAACAGTTTCTCCAATAAAAGACGCTAGTAACAAGATTATTGGAGCATCAACCATTGCACGAGATATTACAGAACGCAAAAAGGCAGAAAGTGAGCTTAGACAAACTAAAGAAAAATTGCGGCTTTTTTCTAGAAATTTACAAGCACTTCAAGAAGAAGAAAGAGCAAACATAACTCGTCAAATCCAAAGCGATATTGGGCAAGTCCTAACAGCCTTAAAAATGGAACTTGCTTGGCTATATAAAAAATTAGGTGCTAACCAAGAGCTATTACAAAAAAAAGTTGAGAAAATGAAAGCTCTTATTGAACAATCTTTGCAAACAGTAGATAAAATATCTACAGAATTAAGACCTAAAGCACTAGATGACCTTGGTTTAACAAGTGCCATTGAATGGGAAGTTACACAATTTCAAAAAAATACAAATATAGAATGTAATCTAAATATTCCTGAAGAAATAATACTAGATTCAGCCTATTCAATTTTTGTCTTTAGAATTTTACAAGAAAGCTTAAGTAGTTTAGCTAGACTAACAAATCAAATAGATATTAATATTTATCAATCAGAGGATTTAAGCTTTCTTTTCCTTGAGTTAACAAGCAGTAATTTTGATTTTTCAAAACAAACAAATCTTTCTTTAGACTTATTTAGCGTTCAAGAAAGAGCTTTATTATTAGGGGGTAAGGTAGAAATCAAGCAACAGGACGAAAAACTAACTCTGCTAATTTCCATTGCTTTACCTAAAAAAGCTAATAAAGAAAGCTTTTTGTCTATTGACTCAGAAAATACAAAAAGATCTTTTCCTTTAACTACTAGCAACAAACAAGGCAAAAAGGCAATTACTAAAATTTTAATTGCTGATAGTCATGCAATTGTTAGAGAAGGCTTAAAACAAATTTTAGCAGAGATTCCAGACATAGTTGTTGCAGGTGAAGCAAGCAATGGTCAAGAATTAATGCAAAAAATACGTAATTATCCTTGGGATATGCTAGTAATGGATATATCTTTACCTGGTAAAAATGGTTTAGATTTACTTAAACAGATAAAAGTAGAATTTCCTTTATTACCGATTTTAATCTTAGGTACACAAACAGAGGAAGCTTATGCTTTAAGGATATTAAAAGTTGGTGCAGCGGGCTATTTAGACAAGGAAAGTGCGCCAGAACAATTAATTCAAGCAATTCAAAAAATTGCTGAAGGGGGCCAATATATAAGTGAGTCTGTAGCTGAACAATTAATATTTGAGCTAAAAGCTGATACAGAAAAACCATTACACAAAAATTTATCAGATAGAGAATTTCAAATTCTTTGTCTTATTGCTTCAGGAAAAAATCTAACAGAAATAGCAAAGGAACTGCGTTTAAGTATAAAAACTATTAGTACCTATCGTAGTAAATTACTAGAAAAAATAGGGTTAAAAAACAATGCTGAAATAGTTCGTTATGCTATAACAAATGAGCTTTTAACTTAA
- a CDS encoding EamA family transporter gives MKLLPIIIIAVFTVSLGDALLTRGMKQVAELMTNFDMAQASGLSFHLMGLVATVNPDWAIYGAWPMATVTNIYFLLGLALQTTFFVLFLTLLSRADLSYVLPVTSFSYIITAVLAMLMLKEEVSGRRWFGILLICFGVLLVARGQARTDQKTSTEGIADNAGNG, from the coding sequence ATGAAATTACTCCCAATAATAATAATAGCTGTTTTTACTGTCTCGCTTGGGGACGCTTTGTTAACTCGTGGAATGAAACAAGTTGCTGAGCTAATGACTAATTTTGATATGGCACAAGCTAGCGGCTTAAGTTTTCACTTAATGGGACTTGTTGCAACTGTTAATCCAGATTGGGCAATTTATGGGGCTTGGCCGATGGCTACGGTTACAAATATTTACTTTTTATTAGGTTTAGCCCTGCAAACCACTTTCTTTGTGCTTTTTCTTACCCTGCTTTCTCGTGCTGATCTTAGCTATGTTTTGCCTGTCACTTCTTTTAGTTACATTATTACTGCTGTTTTAGCTATGTTAATGCTTAAAGAAGAGGTTTCTGGCAGACGTTGGTTTGGGATCTTGCTAATTTGTTTTGGAGTTTTGCTTGTAGCGCGTGGTCAGGCCCGAACAGATCAAAAAACTTCTACCGAGGGGATAGCTGATAATGCTGGAAATGGTTAA
- a CDS encoding EamA family transporter, protein MVKPVETIVLIIIIVLGGSCGDILLSRGMKQVGEVDTLKIKVLLGVARRTLTNLWVISGIACMAVAFFSLLTVLSWAPISLVSPATALSYVVNTVGAKYYLNEEIDRGRLMGTLLVCLGVVFLVI, encoded by the coding sequence ATGGTTAAACCTGTAGAAACTATAGTATTAATTATAATAATTGTCCTAGGTGGTTCTTGTGGAGATATTTTGCTTAGTCGTGGAATGAAGCAAGTTGGCGAAGTTGACACGCTAAAAATTAAGGTGCTGCTAGGTGTTGCTCGTCGTACATTGACCAATCTTTGGGTCATAAGTGGAATTGCTTGTATGGCTGTAGCATTTTTTTCACTGCTTACAGTGTTATCCTGGGCCCCAATTAGCTTAGTTAGTCCTGCTACAGCACTTAGCTATGTAGTAAACACAGTAGGGGCAAAATATTACTTAAACGAAGAAATAGACCGAGGGCGGTTAATGGGAACGCTACTTGTTTGCCTTGGTGTAGTTTTTCTTGTTATATAA